In the genome of Kitasatospora cathayae, one region contains:
- a CDS encoding glycine betaine ABC transporter substrate-binding protein, giving the protein MNTPPSGPTITVGNIALSFHRATAAVTRRVLEAHGHRVESIEAPHEQLFRLQAEGRVDVLVSAWLPSSHHTYLAAYRDQAHLLAPHYQPYCVWAVPPYVPAEAVREVADLARPDVAARVTRAIDGINPGAGISRFSARMVTAYGLDRAGYTFTPGTEAGFIARVEQGIADREWFVIPLWRPQYLNRRHHLRPLAEPKGLLGTVDAAAPVIRRASLGHIHPEALARLDALHLGNDGVEELDAWINTDGLTPLQAADRYLAAHP; this is encoded by the coding sequence GTGAACACTCCCCCGTCCGGGCCCACGATCACCGTGGGCAACATCGCCCTGTCCTTCCACCGCGCCACCGCGGCCGTCACCCGCCGGGTGCTGGAGGCCCACGGTCACCGGGTCGAGAGCATCGAGGCCCCGCACGAGCAGCTGTTCCGGCTCCAGGCCGAGGGCCGGGTCGACGTCCTGGTCTCCGCCTGGCTGCCCTCCAGCCACCACACCTACCTCGCGGCCTACCGCGACCAGGCGCACCTGCTCGCCCCGCACTACCAGCCGTACTGCGTGTGGGCGGTGCCGCCGTACGTCCCGGCCGAGGCGGTGCGCGAGGTCGCCGATCTCGCCCGGCCCGACGTCGCCGCCCGCGTGACGCGCGCCATCGACGGCATCAACCCGGGCGCCGGCATCAGCCGCTTCTCCGCCCGGATGGTCACCGCCTACGGCCTCGACCGCGCCGGATACACCTTCACCCCCGGCACCGAGGCCGGCTTCATCGCGCGGGTCGAACAGGGGATCGCCGACCGCGAGTGGTTCGTGATCCCGCTGTGGCGCCCCCAGTACCTCAACCGCCGCCACCACCTCCGCCCACTGGCCGAGCCCAAGGGCCTGCTCGGTACCGTCGACGCCGCCGCCCCGGTCATCCGCCGGGCGAGCCTCGGCCACATCCACCCCGAGGCACTGGCCCGCCTCGACGCCCTCCACCTGGGCAACGACGGTGTCGAGGAACTCGACGCCTGGATCAACACCGACGGCCTCACCCCGTTGCAGGCCGCCGACCGCTACCTCGCGGCCCACCCGTAG
- a CDS encoding zinc-binding alcohol dehydrogenase family protein: MHPHTDTMPAVAYRTSLPIDDPASLEDLELPLPQPGPHDLLVRVEAVAVNPVDHKVRQNADPGGEPRVLGWDAAGTVVAVGEQVTLFRPGDDVYYAGALDRPGTNSRFHAVDERLTGPKPATLSFTEAAALPLTTLTAWEGLFERLGLRHGDLARTGTLLVTAAAGGVGAIVTQLARTLTGLTVIGTASRPETVEFARRMGAHHVIDHHRPLTDQLASVAPGGIDHVFSTAGTDRNLAAYAEALNPFGQIVAIDDFDTLAIGALKAKSVSFHWEFMYTRSMFRTPDQATQHRILAELSRLVDAGLITTTATRDLGPINAANLRKAHRHLESGRAIGKTTLTGWAIDA, from the coding sequence ATGCACCCGCACACCGACACCATGCCCGCCGTCGCCTACCGCACCAGCCTGCCGATCGACGACCCCGCCAGCCTGGAGGACCTCGAACTGCCGCTCCCCCAGCCCGGCCCCCACGACCTGCTGGTCCGGGTGGAAGCCGTCGCCGTCAACCCTGTGGACCACAAGGTCCGGCAGAACGCCGACCCGGGCGGCGAGCCCCGGGTGCTCGGCTGGGACGCCGCGGGCACCGTGGTCGCCGTCGGCGAGCAGGTGACCCTGTTCCGCCCCGGCGACGACGTCTACTACGCCGGCGCACTCGACCGCCCCGGCACCAACTCCCGCTTTCACGCGGTCGACGAGCGGCTGACCGGCCCCAAGCCCGCCACCCTCTCCTTCACCGAGGCAGCCGCCCTGCCGCTCACCACGCTCACCGCCTGGGAGGGCCTGTTCGAACGACTGGGCCTGCGCCACGGCGACCTCGCACGGACCGGCACCCTGCTGGTCACCGCGGCGGCGGGCGGCGTCGGCGCAATCGTCACCCAACTCGCCCGCACCCTCACCGGCCTGACCGTGATCGGCACCGCCTCCCGGCCCGAGACCGTCGAGTTCGCCCGCCGGATGGGCGCCCACCACGTGATCGACCACCACCGGCCGCTGACCGACCAGTTGGCGTCCGTCGCACCCGGCGGCATCGACCACGTGTTCAGCACCGCCGGCACCGACCGCAACCTCGCCGCCTACGCCGAAGCACTCAACCCCTTCGGGCAGATCGTCGCCATCGACGACTTCGACACCCTGGCGATCGGCGCCCTGAAGGCCAAGAGCGTCTCGTTCCACTGGGAGTTCATGTACACCCGATCGATGTTCCGGACCCCCGACCAGGCCACCCAGCACCGCATCCTCGCCGAGCTCTCCCGGCTGGTCGACGCCGGGCTGATCACCACCACCGCCACCCGGGACCTCGGCCCGATCAACGCCGCCAACCTCCGCAAGGCCCACCGCCACCTGGAATCCGGCCGCGCCATCGGCAAGACCACCCTGACCGGCTGGGCGATCGACGCGTAG
- a CDS encoding GlxA family transcriptional regulator, with protein sequence MRIGMAVVDGVFDSGLSAIMDVLGTANSLSTRDGGAPPFSVTVIGAGPQVRTGNGLSLTTVPVGELPHGTDLLLMPAVGFQAPDRVVAAVREPANAWLLELAAACATAGTPLAAACSGAFFLAESGALERRRVTTSWWLGPAFRARYPAVVLEDSRTLVQDGPVTTAGAAFAHIDLALWVVQRHSPALADLVARYLLIGDRPSQAAFALPTQLAQADPLMAAFERWARTHLADPPPLAEAARTLGVSQRTLQRTAQTVLGRSPLEFIQDIRLDEATFLLRTTTLSAEAIAGRVGYRNVSTLRELVRRRRGSSLETLRRGGVDAPAQDATPS encoded by the coding sequence ATGCGGATAGGGATGGCGGTTGTCGACGGCGTCTTCGACTCGGGGCTTTCGGCGATCATGGACGTGCTCGGTACGGCGAACTCGCTGAGCACGCGGGACGGTGGCGCGCCACCGTTCTCAGTGACGGTGATCGGCGCGGGGCCGCAGGTCCGTACCGGGAACGGGCTGAGCCTGACGACCGTTCCGGTCGGGGAACTCCCGCACGGGACGGACCTGTTGCTGATGCCGGCGGTGGGCTTCCAGGCTCCCGACCGAGTGGTCGCGGCGGTCCGCGAGCCCGCCAACGCGTGGCTGCTCGAGCTCGCCGCGGCCTGCGCCACCGCCGGCACCCCGCTGGCCGCCGCGTGCAGCGGAGCGTTCTTCCTGGCCGAGTCGGGCGCCCTCGAACGGCGGCGCGTCACGACCAGTTGGTGGCTGGGCCCGGCCTTCCGCGCCCGCTACCCCGCCGTGGTGCTGGAGGACTCGCGGACGCTGGTCCAGGACGGGCCGGTCACCACCGCGGGCGCGGCCTTCGCCCACATCGACCTCGCGCTGTGGGTGGTGCAGCGGCACAGCCCCGCCCTGGCCGACCTGGTCGCCCGGTACCTGCTGATCGGCGACCGGCCCTCGCAGGCCGCCTTCGCTCTCCCCACCCAACTGGCCCAGGCGGACCCGCTGATGGCGGCCTTCGAACGGTGGGCCAGGACGCACCTGGCCGATCCGCCCCCGCTGGCCGAGGCCGCCCGCACGCTGGGCGTGAGCCAGCGTACCCTGCAGCGCACCGCGCAGACCGTGCTCGGCAGATCGCCCCTGGAGTTCATCCAGGACATCCGCCTGGACGAGGCGACCTTCCTGCTGCGCACCACCACGCTCAGCGCCGAGGCGATCGCCGGCCGGGTCGGTTACCGCAACGTCAGCACACTGCGGGAACTCGTACGGCGTCGACGCGGCTCGTCCCTCGAGACGCTGCGCCGTGGGGGTGTCGATGCCCCGGCGCAGGACGCGACGCCGTCCTAG
- a CDS encoding putative quinol monooxygenase codes for MTLKLGVLALLTAKPGKEAELAAFLDAGRAVVQDEPGTRVWYAFQVDGATFGIFDAFADEDARRAHLTGRIPAALAEVGLELLAGAPDIRLVDVLAVKPGS; via the coding sequence ATGACGCTGAAGCTCGGAGTCCTCGCGCTGCTGACCGCCAAGCCCGGCAAGGAGGCAGAGCTGGCCGCCTTCCTGGACGCCGGCCGCGCCGTCGTCCAGGACGAACCCGGCACCCGGGTCTGGTACGCGTTCCAGGTCGACGGCGCGACCTTCGGCATCTTCGACGCCTTCGCCGACGAGGACGCGCGCCGGGCCCATCTCACCGGCCGCATCCCCGCCGCTCTCGCCGAGGTCGGCCTGGAACTGCTCGCCGGCGCCCCCGACATCCGCCTGGTCGACGTCCTCGCGGTCAAGCCCGGATCCTGA
- a CDS encoding polysaccharide lyase: MQPDFQRAGRRRRPAASAAVGVTVLALAAAAASCGAAPAGQRPHHPAPRQPAVAASGPAGGGAAWAGQFTGYGSASWQHAWGVAAQGAWGGGDLAEVSDPTAPGDGSALQVTYGAGSSDHKCADCPASGGGQFYTDLNALGLSALAQGPTLDLKYSVRFPAGRDWGRAGKLPGLYGGGIGQESGGNHGDGWSTRYMWRGANGVPDNGEVYLYTPTNSGPTGYGVDEGLGDWRFLADDRWHTVEQLVNRGTGDITVWYDGRQVHATKGTASGIGSIPFGGVLFSTFYGGHDTSWGPASTQRAYFADFSLSPAVQH, encoded by the coding sequence GTGCAACCAGACTTTCAGCGAGCCGGGCGGCGGCGCCGGCCGGCCGCCTCGGCAGCGGTCGGCGTCACCGTCCTGGCGCTGGCGGCCGCCGCCGCCAGCTGCGGCGCGGCGCCGGCCGGCCAGCGCCCTCACCATCCGGCGCCCCGGCAACCCGCGGTCGCGGCGAGCGGCCCTGCCGGCGGAGGTGCCGCCTGGGCCGGGCAGTTCACCGGCTACGGCTCCGCGTCGTGGCAGCACGCCTGGGGCGTCGCCGCGCAGGGAGCCTGGGGCGGCGGCGACCTGGCCGAGGTCTCCGACCCCACCGCCCCCGGTGACGGGTCCGCCCTCCAGGTCACCTACGGAGCAGGCTCCTCGGACCACAAGTGCGCCGACTGCCCTGCCAGCGGGGGCGGCCAGTTCTACACGGACCTGAACGCCCTCGGCCTGTCCGCACTCGCCCAGGGCCCCACCCTGGACCTCAAGTACTCCGTCCGGTTCCCCGCCGGCCGCGACTGGGGCAGGGCCGGCAAGCTGCCCGGACTCTACGGAGGCGGGATCGGTCAGGAGTCCGGCGGCAACCACGGCGACGGCTGGTCCACCCGCTACATGTGGCGCGGGGCCAACGGCGTACCCGACAACGGCGAGGTCTACCTCTACACGCCCACCAACTCGGGCCCGACCGGCTACGGCGTGGACGAGGGCCTCGGCGACTGGCGGTTCCTCGCCGACGACCGCTGGCACACCGTCGAGCAGCTGGTGAACCGCGGCACCGGCGACATCACCGTCTGGTACGACGGCCGCCAGGTGCACGCCACCAAGGGCACCGCCTCCGGCATCGGCTCGATCCCCTTCGGCGGAGTGCTGTTCTCCACCTTCTACGGCGGCCACGACACCAGCTGGGGCCCGGCGAGCACCCAGCGCGCCTACTTCGCCGACTTCAGCCTCTCCCCTGCCGTCCAGCACTGA
- a CDS encoding MarR family winged helix-turn-helix transcriptional regulator → MTNDAGHEIAEALGLLVRRSTRAHLYGQLTEGLGEALDDLTYPVLSGLARTGPCSAADLGREVGLDRSNVTRRADRLERAGLLRREPDPADRRATLLALTEEGQRLVGVTRDRLAARVRDSLAAWTPAEVQTFAHQLRRFVEAGPFTPEP, encoded by the coding sequence GTGACGAATGACGCCGGACACGAGATCGCCGAGGCGCTGGGCCTGCTGGTGCGCCGCAGCACCAGGGCCCACCTCTACGGGCAGCTCACCGAGGGCCTCGGCGAGGCCCTCGACGACCTCACCTACCCCGTCCTCAGCGGCCTGGCCCGAACCGGCCCGTGCAGCGCCGCCGACCTCGGCCGCGAGGTCGGGCTCGACCGTTCCAACGTCACCCGGCGCGCCGACCGCCTCGAACGGGCAGGCCTGCTTCGACGCGAACCGGACCCCGCCGACCGCCGTGCCACCCTCCTCGCCCTCACCGAGGAGGGGCAGCGCCTGGTGGGAGTCACCCGGGACCGGCTCGCCGCGCGGGTCCGGGATTCGCTCGCCGCCTGGACACCCGCCGAGGTGCAGACTTTCGCCCACCAGCTGCGACGCTTCGTCGAGGCCGGCCCGTTCACCCCGGAGCCCTGA
- a CDS encoding nuclear transport factor 2 family protein, whose translation MSQTDIATALTDLLFTPGLDLDEAVDRHFAPDYRQRTDGRWDDRQDFLAHIAHLRTVVATGSVRVHDELVDGHRYADRHTVEVTKTDGSAVRMEVYLFGEFAPDGRFRRIEETTLLLDGTEGDRNLGSAR comes from the coding sequence GTGTCCCAGACCGACATCGCCACCGCGCTCACCGACCTGCTCTTCACCCCGGGCCTCGACCTGGACGAGGCCGTGGACCGCCACTTCGCCCCCGACTACCGCCAGCGCACCGACGGCCGCTGGGACGACCGGCAGGACTTCCTCGCCCACATCGCCCACCTGCGCACCGTCGTGGCCACCGGTTCGGTCCGGGTGCACGACGAGCTCGTGGACGGGCACCGCTACGCCGACCGGCACACGGTGGAGGTCACCAAGACCGACGGGTCGGCCGTCCGGATGGAGGTCTACCTCTTCGGCGAGTTCGCCCCCGACGGGCGGTTCCGGCGGATCGAGGAGACCACCCTCCTGCTCGACGGCACCGAGGGCGACCGGAACCTCGGCAGCGCCCGATGA
- a CDS encoding YbaK/EbsC family protein, with protein MSDRVTPPFGNFSTVRPALEVRDELAGPVAGALGGWGAPEAAGAVLYVDTDPAKADTAVFCETYDAPLEYSANCVVVAAKRGGEVTMAACVVLATTRLDVNQAVRKHLGARKASFAPMDAAVEATGMEYGGITPVGLPGGWPLLVDEAVAAAPHVLVGSGRRRGKLILPGWALAALPGAEVVPGLAVTVEPTTIEA; from the coding sequence ATGAGCGACCGTGTGACGCCTCCCTTCGGGAACTTCTCCACCGTCCGCCCGGCCCTCGAGGTCAGGGACGAGCTCGCCGGGCCGGTGGCCGGGGCACTGGGGGGATGGGGCGCGCCGGAGGCGGCCGGGGCGGTGCTGTACGTGGACACGGATCCGGCGAAGGCGGACACCGCGGTGTTCTGCGAGACGTACGACGCGCCGCTGGAGTACTCGGCGAACTGCGTGGTGGTCGCCGCCAAGCGGGGCGGGGAGGTCACGATGGCCGCTTGCGTCGTCCTGGCCACGACCCGGTTGGACGTGAACCAGGCGGTCCGCAAGCACCTCGGGGCGCGCAAGGCGTCGTTCGCGCCGATGGACGCCGCGGTCGAGGCGACCGGGATGGAGTACGGGGGCATCACGCCGGTGGGGCTCCCGGGTGGGTGGCCGCTGCTGGTCGACGAGGCGGTGGCCGCCGCGCCGCACGTGCTGGTCGGCAGTGGGCGGCGCCGCGGGAAGCTGATCCTGCCGGGGTGGGCGCTGGCCGCGCTGCCGGGTGCCGAGGTCGTTCCGGGCCTCGCTGTCACGGTGGAGCCGACCACGATCGAGGCCTGA
- a CDS encoding zinc-binding alcohol dehydrogenase family protein — translation MDTTRRVVGETGAWVVAHPGPVGGAGPGPLEWERRPVPEPGPGEVLVEVEACGVCRTDLHLAEGDLSPRVARCTPGHEVVGRVRAVGAAVEDFAPGDRAGVAWLARTCGSCAYCRTGRENLCPESRYTGWDRQGGYAGHLTADARFAYRLPEGPPAEELAPLLCAGIIGYRALQRADLPSGGLLGIYGFGASAHLTAQIALARGARVAVFTRGAAARLLALELGATFAGDSYDPAPQPLDAAILFAPTGELVPVALTALDRGGTLAVAGIHLSDIPLLDYQRHLFQERTLRSVTANTRSDGRAFLAEAARIRPVVHVNRYPLAQADTALADLAADRVTGVAVLLPQ, via the coding sequence ATGGACACGACGCGACGGGTGGTCGGCGAGACCGGCGCCTGGGTGGTGGCGCACCCGGGTCCGGTGGGCGGCGCGGGCCCGGGGCCGTTGGAGTGGGAGCGGCGGCCGGTCCCCGAGCCGGGGCCCGGGGAGGTCCTGGTGGAGGTGGAGGCGTGCGGGGTGTGCCGCACCGACCTGCACCTGGCCGAGGGGGACCTCTCCCCCAGGGTGGCGAGGTGCACGCCGGGGCACGAGGTGGTCGGACGGGTCCGGGCGGTCGGCGCCGCGGTCGAGGACTTCGCCCCCGGGGACCGGGCCGGCGTGGCCTGGCTGGCCCGGACCTGCGGCAGCTGCGCGTACTGCCGCACCGGGCGGGAGAACCTCTGCCCGGAGTCGCGCTACACCGGCTGGGACCGGCAGGGCGGCTACGCCGGCCACCTGACCGCCGACGCCCGCTTCGCCTACCGCCTGCCCGAGGGCCCGCCCGCCGAGGAGCTCGCCCCGCTGCTGTGCGCCGGGATCATCGGCTACCGCGCCCTGCAACGGGCCGACCTGCCATCCGGCGGACTGCTGGGCATCTACGGCTTCGGCGCCTCCGCCCACCTCACCGCCCAGATCGCCCTGGCCCGGGGCGCCCGGGTGGCCGTGTTCACCCGGGGTGCGGCGGCCCGACTGCTGGCCCTGGAACTGGGCGCCACCTTCGCCGGCGACTCCTACGACCCCGCACCGCAACCGCTGGACGCCGCCATCCTCTTCGCCCCGACCGGCGAGCTGGTACCGGTCGCCCTGACCGCGCTGGACCGCGGCGGTACGCTCGCCGTCGCCGGCATCCACCTCAGCGACATCCCCCTGCTCGACTACCAGCGCCACCTCTTCCAGGAACGCACGCTGCGCAGCGTCACCGCCAACACCCGGTCCGACGGCCGCGCCTTCCTCGCCGAAGCCGCCCGGATCCGTCCGGTGGTGCACGTCAACCGCTACCCGCTGGCGCAGGCGGACACCGCACTCGCGGACCTCGCCGCCGACCGGGTCACCGGGGTCGCGGTGCTGCTGCCGCAGTAG
- a CDS encoding nucleoside-triphosphatase translates to MPTRILLEGRPGSGKTTAIRRLAGLLRARETVGFTTEEIRTDGARIGFALETLSGERAVLAHVDLPGPPRVGRYGVDLGVMERLALPSLVWSAGALVLVDELGRMELAHRPFEEAVRALFSADVDVVATVQAQHGPFTDALKHRTDIEMVQLTRANRDALPAQLAARLTR, encoded by the coding sequence ATGCCGACCAGGATCCTGCTGGAAGGGCGCCCCGGCAGCGGCAAGACCACCGCGATCCGCCGGCTGGCGGGGCTGCTGCGGGCCCGGGAGACCGTCGGCTTCACCACGGAGGAGATCCGTACGGACGGTGCCCGGATCGGCTTCGCCCTGGAGACGCTGTCGGGGGAGCGGGCGGTGCTCGCCCACGTCGACCTTCCCGGGCCGCCCCGGGTCGGGCGGTACGGCGTCGACCTGGGTGTGATGGAGCGCCTGGCGCTGCCGTCCCTGGTGTGGTCGGCGGGGGCGCTCGTGCTCGTCGACGAGCTCGGGCGGATGGAGCTGGCCCACCGTCCGTTCGAGGAGGCCGTCCGGGCGCTGTTCAGCGCCGACGTCGACGTGGTGGCCACCGTGCAGGCGCAGCACGGCCCGTTCACCGACGCCCTCAAGCACCGCACCGACATCGAGATGGTCCAGCTCACCCGGGCGAACCGCGACGCCCTCCCGGCGCAGCTG